The Megalobrama amblycephala isolate DHTTF-2021 linkage group LG13, ASM1881202v1, whole genome shotgun sequence genome contains a region encoding:
- the LOC125243756 gene encoding glycogen synthase kinase binding protein yields the protein MPCRKENYIFLEQSVTVDSKEVDALVSKIGEALQLHNNSSSQKAMSRLHGLTSSKPNGGSSAAGGQRCIRLRSRSLRTSRASPYNPPGSSDQEWDHFKSSWNRKKIDEDDPHQLLQELILSGNLIKEAVRRLQFSSEPPENDISKPVD from the coding sequence ATGCCTTGTCGAAAGGAGAATTATATCTTTTTGGAACAGTCGGTAACGGTGGATTCTAAGGAAGTAGACGCTCTCGTGTCGAAAATCGGCGAGGCACTGCAGCTTCACAACAATAGCTCGAGCCAGAAGGCGATGTCACGTCTACACGGTCTCACCAGTAGCAAACCGAACGGCGGCAGCAGCGCGGCGGGCGGTCAGCGGTGCATCCGTCTCCGAAGCCGGAGTTTACGTACCAGCCGGGCCAGTCCGTACAACCCGCCCGGATCCAGCGATCAGGAATGGGACCATTTCAAATCCTCGTGGAACCGAAAGAAAATCGACGAGGACGATCCACACCAGCTCCTCCAGGAACTCATATTGTCGGGGAATCTGATCAAAGAAGCGGTCAGACGACTCCAGTTTTCTTCGGAACCACCGGAGAACGACATCTCCAAACCTGTGGACTGA